The following are from one region of the Planctomonas sp. JC2975 genome:
- the paaZ gene encoding phenylacetic acid degradation bifunctional protein PaaZ — protein MTEILPSYLRDAWWRPEDDGDTVSVCDASTGEPVARVGTRGVDLAAALEHARTVGQRSLGELTFHQRALLLKQFAKALGERKEELYELSKHAGSTARDSLSDIDGGIGVLFTYSSKGRRELPNARVYLDGPPESLSKDGSFLGRHLYARLPGAAVQINAFNFPMWGALEKFAPAFLAGVPSIVKPATPTAYVAEAWVRILVDSGLLPSGSLQLVSGSVPGLFDQLRLGDLVSFTGSATTAERLRRQADPDVRFTSETDSINASVLGPDAVAGTPEFDAYVRQLFVELTAKAGQKCTAIRRAIVPAATADALVGAVRTMIEERVVIGDPHAEGVTMGPLVSLGQRDEVLGRISDLRDAGGTLLLGSTDAPEVVRADGTRGPAPEGAFVAPMLIGFADAATPEAHRVEAFGPVSTVLTYSTLDEAAALVNLGGGSLVTSVAIHDPDVAAELFTRIAPYNGRVLFLDRDDARTSTGHGAPVPHLVHGGPGRAGGGEELGGIRSVLHYMQRTAVQGSPDLLTALTGEWHQGARASAGDRHPFRKSLDELRIGDQLASASREVSLEDIETFAHFTGDTFYAHMDEDAAAANPFFPGRVAHGYLLVSWAAGLFVDPDPGPVLANYGLENLRFLTPVSPGDAIRVTLTAKQITPRETDDYGEVRWDAVIRNQRDETVAAYDVLTLVAKHADEQRAHEYSADTLHETAGA, from the coding sequence ATGACCGAAATCCTGCCCAGCTATCTCCGGGACGCGTGGTGGCGTCCCGAGGACGACGGAGACACCGTCTCGGTCTGCGACGCGTCGACCGGCGAACCCGTCGCTCGCGTCGGCACGAGGGGAGTCGATCTCGCCGCGGCGCTCGAGCACGCCAGAACGGTCGGGCAGCGCAGCCTCGGCGAGCTGACCTTCCATCAGCGCGCACTGCTGCTCAAGCAGTTCGCCAAGGCGCTCGGCGAGCGCAAGGAGGAGCTGTACGAGCTGTCGAAGCACGCAGGATCGACAGCACGGGACTCGCTCAGCGACATCGACGGTGGAATAGGCGTGCTGTTCACGTACTCGTCGAAGGGACGGCGTGAGCTGCCGAATGCCAGGGTCTATCTCGACGGACCGCCGGAGTCGCTGTCGAAGGACGGCTCGTTCCTCGGTCGTCACCTGTATGCGCGGCTGCCGGGGGCGGCGGTGCAGATCAACGCGTTCAACTTCCCGATGTGGGGCGCGCTGGAGAAGTTCGCCCCGGCGTTCCTCGCCGGCGTGCCGTCGATCGTGAAGCCCGCGACGCCGACCGCGTACGTCGCCGAGGCGTGGGTGCGCATACTCGTCGACTCGGGACTCCTTCCATCCGGTTCGCTGCAACTGGTCAGCGGGAGCGTGCCCGGATTGTTCGACCAGCTGCGGCTCGGCGACCTGGTGAGCTTCACGGGCAGTGCGACGACGGCCGAGAGGCTGCGAAGGCAGGCGGATCCCGACGTGCGCTTCACGAGCGAGACGGACTCGATCAACGCATCCGTTCTGGGGCCGGATGCCGTGGCAGGCACACCCGAGTTCGACGCGTACGTCCGTCAGCTCTTCGTCGAGCTCACGGCGAAAGCCGGCCAGAAGTGCACAGCCATCCGCAGGGCGATCGTTCCGGCGGCGACCGCCGACGCCCTCGTCGGTGCCGTGCGGACGATGATCGAGGAACGGGTGGTGATCGGGGATCCGCACGCTGAGGGTGTCACGATGGGTCCGCTCGTGTCGCTCGGCCAGCGCGACGAGGTGCTCGGTCGCATCAGCGACCTGCGGGACGCCGGCGGTACGCTTCTCCTCGGCTCGACGGACGCACCCGAGGTCGTGCGGGCGGACGGCACACGGGGCCCGGCACCGGAGGGGGCCTTCGTCGCCCCGATGCTGATCGGCTTCGCGGATGCTGCCACGCCAGAAGCGCACCGGGTGGAGGCGTTCGGCCCGGTGTCCACCGTTCTGACGTACTCGACGCTCGACGAGGCGGCGGCCCTAGTGAATCTGGGCGGCGGATCCCTCGTCACCAGCGTGGCCATCCACGACCCCGACGTCGCAGCCGAACTCTTCACGCGGATCGCTCCGTACAACGGCCGCGTGCTCTTCCTGGACCGGGACGACGCGCGCACGTCCACCGGACACGGAGCGCCTGTTCCGCACCTCGTGCACGGCGGACCAGGCCGCGCGGGTGGCGGCGAGGAGCTGGGTGGCATCCGTTCCGTGCTGCACTACATGCAGCGCACGGCCGTGCAGGGATCGCCGGATCTGCTGACGGCGCTCACGGGGGAGTGGCATCAGGGGGCCCGAGCCTCCGCTGGGGACCGGCATCCGTTCCGCAAGTCGCTGGACGAGCTGCGCATCGGCGACCAGCTCGCCTCCGCGTCGCGCGAGGTGAGCCTTGAGGACATCGAGACGTTCGCGCACTTCACCGGCGACACCTTCTACGCGCACATGGACGAGGACGCGGCGGCAGCGAACCCGTTCTTCCCCGGACGGGTCGCGCACGGGTACCTGCTCGTGTCCTGGGCTGCCGGGCTGTTCGTGGATCCGGATCCCGGTCCGGTGCTCGCCAACTACGGACTGGAGAACCTCCGGTTCCTGACGCCGGTCTCACCGGGCGACGCGATCCGCGTGACCCTCACGGCGAAGCAGATCACCCCGCGTGAGACGGACGACTACGGCGAGGTGCGCTGGGATGCCGTCATCCGCAACCAGCGCGACGAGACCGTCGCCGCCTACGACGTGCTGACCCTGGTCGCCAAGCACGCCGACGAGCAGCGGGCTCACGAATACAGCGCCGACACCCTCCACGAGACGGCCGGCGCATGA
- a CDS encoding acetyl-CoA C-acyltransferase has product MSEAFLVSGVRTPVGRYGGSLARVRPDDLAALVVREVLTRSGAPAEELDEVYLGAANQAGEDNRNVARMAVLLAGLPDSVPGLTVNRLCASGMSAIVLAGQAIRAGDADLIVAGGVESMTRAPWVQAKPEKAWGKPGATFDTSLGWRFVNPRLASRDKATFSMLETAEEVARLDGITREDADAFALRSHRRAVDAIDGGRFAPEIVSVPTMEGIITTDEGPRRDTTMEALAALRPVVTADGVVTAGNSSSLNDGASAVLVASGAAVERHGLTPRARIVASASAALAPEIMGLGPVPATQKALARAGLTIDDIGAVELNEAFATQSLASARRLGIDLDRVNLDGGAIALGHPLGSSGCRILVTLLGRMERENARFGLATMCVGVGQGTAVILERVGAASGGAA; this is encoded by the coding sequence ATGTCCGAAGCGTTTCTCGTCTCGGGGGTGCGAACCCCGGTCGGCCGCTACGGCGGTTCCCTCGCCCGCGTGCGTCCCGACGACTTGGCGGCGCTCGTCGTGCGTGAGGTGCTGACCCGGTCCGGAGCGCCGGCAGAGGAACTGGACGAGGTCTATCTCGGGGCCGCGAACCAGGCGGGGGAGGACAACCGCAACGTCGCCCGTATGGCCGTGCTGCTTGCGGGGTTGCCCGACTCCGTGCCTGGGCTCACCGTCAACCGGCTGTGCGCTTCCGGCATGTCGGCGATCGTGCTCGCCGGCCAGGCGATCCGTGCCGGCGACGCGGACCTCATCGTCGCGGGCGGAGTGGAATCGATGACCCGCGCCCCGTGGGTGCAGGCCAAACCCGAGAAGGCGTGGGGCAAGCCGGGCGCGACGTTCGACACCTCGCTCGGCTGGCGCTTCGTCAACCCGCGACTGGCGTCGCGAGACAAGGCCACGTTCTCGATGTTGGAGACCGCGGAGGAGGTCGCACGCCTCGACGGCATCACTCGGGAAGATGCCGACGCATTCGCCCTTCGCAGCCATCGCCGGGCGGTCGACGCGATCGACGGCGGGCGATTCGCGCCGGAAATCGTGTCCGTGCCGACGATGGAGGGGATCATCACGACGGACGAGGGACCCCGGCGCGACACGACGATGGAAGCGCTCGCCGCGCTGAGACCCGTCGTGACCGCGGACGGTGTGGTCACGGCGGGCAACTCGAGCTCCTTGAACGACGGCGCCTCCGCCGTCCTGGTTGCCAGCGGTGCCGCCGTCGAGCGCCATGGACTCACCCCGCGGGCGCGCATCGTTGCCTCCGCATCGGCAGCGCTCGCTCCCGAGATCATGGGACTCGGCCCGGTGCCGGCCACGCAGAAGGCGCTGGCGCGGGCCGGCCTGACCATCGACGACATCGGCGCCGTCGAACTGAACGAGGCGTTCGCGACGCAGTCTCTGGCATCCGCCAGACGGCTCGGGATCGACCTCGACCGGGTGAACCTCGACGGCGGGGCGATCGCGCTCGGGCATCCGCTGGGCTCGAGCGGATGCCGCATCCTCGTCACCCTGCTCGGCCGCATGGAACGCGAGAACGCTCGCTTCGGCCTGGCAACAATGTGCGTGGGCGTCGGGCAGGGGACAGCGGTGATCCTCGAACGTGTCGGCGCCGCATCGGGTGGTGCCGCATGA
- a CDS encoding TetR/AcrR family transcriptional regulator — translation MSVAGTAAPHCDPPTRSRRGRPGHDREQVLVAAVALFNEKGYDATSVADLADRLGLTKSALYHHFESKEELLSLALDEALAGLERVIDEPAARTGSAAAQLAHVITGAVTVLIEKLPYVTLLLRVRGNSPVEAAALERRREFDRRVADVVRRAQRDGLLRDDVDASVATRLLFGMVNSLVEWYRPDGTLDAHAMGSIVLATALDGLRARGGSVDASASPLR, via the coding sequence ATGAGCGTGGCCGGCACGGCTGCACCGCACTGCGACCCGCCGACCCGTTCGCGTCGCGGCCGGCCCGGCCACGACCGGGAGCAGGTGCTCGTGGCGGCGGTCGCGCTCTTCAACGAAAAGGGATACGACGCCACCTCGGTCGCGGACCTCGCCGACCGGCTCGGTCTGACGAAGTCGGCGCTCTATCACCACTTCGAATCGAAGGAGGAGCTGCTCTCGCTGGCCCTGGACGAGGCGTTGGCCGGACTCGAGCGGGTCATCGACGAACCCGCGGCCCGAACCGGATCTGCGGCAGCGCAGCTCGCGCACGTCATCACCGGCGCGGTCACCGTGCTGATCGAGAAACTCCCGTACGTCACGCTGCTCCTTCGCGTGCGCGGCAACAGCCCCGTGGAGGCGGCGGCGCTGGAGCGGCGCCGTGAGTTCGACAGGCGGGTTGCCGACGTCGTGCGACGGGCGCAACGCGATGGACTGTTGCGGGACGACGTCGACGCATCCGTTGCCACCCGCCTTCTCTTCGGCATGGTCAATTCGCTCGTCGAGTGGTACAGGCCGGACGGGACCTTGGACGCGCACGCCATGGGCTCGATCGTGCTCGCAACGGCGCTCGACGGACTCAGGGCGCGCGGCGGATCCGTGGACGCCTCGGCGTCACCGCTCCGTTGA
- a CDS encoding HAD family acid phosphatase: MAQPRKSERAGVHVRGRAGAIGGVAATAALAIALTLVGASGAQALPSGAASQGQNGQGQNGQGQGGHGQNGQLAPRTQFTMAPDGSSGATQGGDGIPNIDSVKKTIATYYGDPGTGIANTQSSPYISEMTRIVARATSQLRHTYDKAVAKGEKPAIVFDADDTTLWTYDMEVGDMHFNYNPAEQDVWVQGERFPAVPGMVAFVNQAAAMGYTVFGLTGRADNQKAATLGNLAKVGYTAFTSDDYFTKWTGQGASQQPSYITCATTSCTTVEYKALTRKHIEQDLGYTITLSVGDQWSDLQGGYADSILKLPNPTYYLPSPDLPGLSEPKLAPRTHFTMKPDGSSGATEPGDGIPNIDSVKKTIATYYGDPGTGISNKTASPYITEMRRIVGQQIPSVTQRCRLEAEQHRNPAIVLDADDTTLWTYDMEVGDMHFNYNPAEQDVWVQGEKFPAVPGMVALEEAAKKAGCTVIGLTGRNDNQKAATLGNLANVGYTGFTAANYYTKWTGVGTSQQPSYIHCAAASCTTIEYKSQTRAHVESAAGGRYDIVANFGDQFSDLIGGHADRTIKLPNPTYYLP, from the coding sequence ATGGCGCAACCCAGGAAGTCGGAACGAGCGGGCGTCCACGTGAGAGGCCGGGCAGGAGCGATCGGTGGCGTCGCGGCGACCGCAGCACTGGCCATCGCGCTCACGCTCGTCGGTGCGAGCGGCGCACAGGCGCTGCCGTCCGGCGCCGCCTCCCAGGGGCAGAACGGTCAGGGGCAGAACGGCCAAGGCCAGGGCGGACACGGCCAGAACGGTCAGCTCGCGCCGCGCACCCAGTTTACGATGGCGCCGGACGGCTCCAGCGGAGCGACCCAGGGCGGCGACGGCATTCCGAACATCGACTCCGTCAAGAAGACCATCGCCACGTACTACGGCGACCCCGGCACGGGGATCGCGAACACCCAGTCCTCGCCGTACATCTCTGAGATGACCCGCATCGTCGCGCGAGCGACGTCGCAGCTCCGGCACACCTACGACAAGGCAGTGGCCAAGGGCGAAAAGCCCGCCATCGTGTTCGATGCCGACGACACAACGCTGTGGACCTACGACATGGAAGTCGGCGACATGCACTTCAACTACAACCCCGCCGAACAGGATGTCTGGGTGCAGGGCGAGAGATTCCCGGCCGTCCCCGGCATGGTCGCGTTCGTGAACCAGGCGGCAGCCATGGGATACACCGTGTTCGGCTTGACCGGACGAGCCGACAACCAGAAGGCAGCAACCCTCGGCAACCTCGCGAAGGTCGGCTACACGGCCTTCACGTCCGACGACTACTTCACGAAGTGGACAGGGCAGGGCGCGTCGCAGCAGCCGTCGTACATCACGTGTGCGACGACCAGCTGCACGACCGTCGAGTACAAGGCGCTCACGCGCAAGCACATCGAGCAGGATCTGGGATACACGATCACGCTCAGCGTCGGCGACCAGTGGTCTGACCTGCAGGGCGGATACGCGGACAGCATCCTGAAGCTGCCCAACCCCACGTACTATCTGCCGTCGCCCGACCTTCCCGGTCTCTCCGAGCCGAAGCTGGCGCCGCGCACTCACTTCACGATGAAGCCGGACGGCTCCAGCGGGGCGACGGAACCGGGTGACGGCATCCCGAACATCGACTCCGTGAAGAAGACCATCGCCACCTACTACGGCGACCCCGGCACGGGCATCTCGAACAAGACCGCCTCGCCCTACATCACCGAGATGAGGCGAATCGTCGGCCAGCAGATTCCGTCGGTGACCCAGCGGTGCCGTCTCGAGGCCGAGCAGCACCGCAACCCGGCCATCGTGCTCGATGCCGACGACACAACGCTGTGGACCTACGACATGGAAGTCGGCGACATGCACTTCAACTACAACCCCGCCGAACAGGATGTCTGGGTGCAGGGCGAGAAGTTCCCGGCCGTCCCCGGCATGGTCGCCCTCGAAGAGGCGGCGAAGAAGGCTGGTTGCACAGTGATCGGGCTCACGGGGCGAAACGACAACCAGAAGGCGGCAACGCTCGGCAACCTCGCGAATGTCGGCTACACCGGCTTCACGGCGGCGAACTACTACACGAAGTGGACGGGGGTCGGAACCTCCCAGCAGCCGTCGTACATCCACTGCGCAGCCGCGAGTTGCACCACCATCGAGTACAAGTCGCAGACCAGGGCCCACGTGGAGTCGGCAGCAGGCGGACGGTACGACATCGTTGCCAACTTCGGCGACCAGTTCAGCGACCTGATCGGCGGCCACGCTGACCGCACGATCAAGCTGCCGAACCCGACGTACTACCTGCCGTGA
- a CDS encoding emopamil-binding family protein, translated as MSHAPAPTGVSAASDAAPAQPASSTQPEPPSSRPANLPLSKRPIDIVFLVIFAIFIVTCIISDSVEGLGLDQVKDSPNILVQWNYWYASNFDPLYQSHPVWLRFISGTSAFVYVAFYVLLIISILRKWNWIQLPSVIYATMIISLTGIPIFGVEFFGSAAERTPNPGVFLAFNLPYIVFPLLLLIRMRKPLPFTRTF; from the coding sequence ATGTCACATGCCCCCGCCCCGACGGGCGTGAGCGCTGCATCCGACGCCGCGCCCGCGCAACCCGCATCGTCCACACAGCCGGAGCCGCCGTCGTCGCGTCCAGCGAACCTTCCGCTGTCCAAGCGGCCGATCGACATCGTGTTCCTGGTGATCTTCGCGATCTTCATCGTCACGTGCATCATCAGCGACTCGGTAGAGGGACTCGGTCTCGACCAGGTGAAGGACTCCCCCAACATCCTCGTGCAGTGGAACTACTGGTACGCGTCGAACTTCGACCCGCTGTACCAGTCGCACCCGGTCTGGCTTCGGTTCATCAGCGGTACGTCGGCGTTCGTCTACGTCGCGTTCTACGTGCTTCTGATCATCTCGATCCTGCGGAAGTGGAACTGGATCCAGCTCCCGAGCGTCATCTACGCGACGATGATCATCTCACTGACCGGCATCCCGATCTTCGGCGTCGAGTTCTTCGGATCCGCCGCCGAACGTACCCCGAACCCGGGCGTGTTCCTCGCATTCAACCTGCCGTACATCGTCTTCCCGCTGCTGCTGCTCATCCGCATGCGCAAGCCGCTGCCTTTCACGCGCACGTTCTGA
- a CDS encoding SGNH/GDSL hydrolase family protein, with protein sequence MYTSYVAIGDSFTEGVGDDLPDGRVRGWADLVATGLAAAAGEPVLYANLAIRGRKLGPIVGEQLNAAIALHPQLLSINGGGNDIMRPRVSVDDVASQTAVAVGKAVDVGIHVLLLSGANPSDNLPGGRTVQRRGDELADRVRAAVPDHGVTFVDNFADEGLRDLRYWSLDRLHLNAFGHARVASNVLRALDVPVPDSWRVDEVAAQEPLGRRRPSLAYYREYVLPWIGRRLTGRSSGDGRSAKFPALAPVDPDIVC encoded by the coding sequence ATGTACACCAGCTACGTCGCGATCGGCGACAGCTTCACCGAAGGCGTCGGCGACGATCTCCCTGACGGCAGGGTCCGCGGATGGGCGGATCTGGTCGCCACCGGGCTGGCCGCCGCTGCCGGTGAACCGGTGCTCTACGCCAACCTGGCGATCCGTGGTCGCAAGCTCGGCCCCATCGTCGGCGAGCAACTGAATGCCGCGATCGCGTTGCATCCACAGCTGCTCAGCATCAACGGCGGCGGCAACGACATCATGCGTCCGCGGGTCTCCGTCGACGACGTCGCTTCGCAGACCGCGGTCGCGGTCGGCAAGGCAGTGGATGTCGGCATCCACGTGCTGCTGCTCAGTGGTGCGAATCCGAGCGACAACCTGCCCGGCGGGCGAACGGTACAGCGTCGAGGTGACGAGCTCGCGGACCGGGTGCGCGCCGCGGTCCCCGATCATGGTGTGACCTTCGTCGACAACTTCGCCGACGAAGGGCTGCGCGACCTGCGGTACTGGTCTCTCGACCGGCTACATCTGAACGCCTTCGGGCACGCCAGGGTGGCGTCCAACGTGCTGCGCGCCCTCGACGTTCCCGTGCCGGATTCGTGGCGCGTCGACGAGGTCGCCGCGCAGGAGCCGCTCGGCAGACGCCGGCCGTCGCTCGCCTACTACCGCGAGTACGTGCTCCCCTGGATCGGCCGTCGCCTCACCGGGCGCTCCTCCGGTGACGGGCGCAGCGCCAAGTTCCCGGCATTGGCCCCGGTCGACCCCGACATCGTCTGCTGA
- a CDS encoding group II truncated hemoglobin, with translation MTTVYDAAGGASGLLSLAAAWHERVMADEVVSHAFSHGYRDDHIERLAAYWGEALGGPRDYTSRYGDETGVVRLHSGNGLHEEMNQRAIDCFDRALADIGLDADERLRAVLHDYWSWATTTEMYRYHASADDVPQGLAVPHWSWEGLVEA, from the coding sequence GTGACGACGGTGTACGACGCGGCGGGCGGGGCATCCGGACTTCTGAGCCTCGCGGCGGCCTGGCACGAAAGAGTCATGGCCGACGAGGTCGTGAGCCACGCGTTCAGCCACGGCTACCGCGATGACCACATCGAGCGTCTCGCGGCGTACTGGGGCGAGGCGCTCGGCGGTCCGCGCGATTACACGTCCCGGTACGGGGACGAGACCGGGGTCGTGCGGCTGCACAGCGGCAACGGGCTGCACGAAGAGATGAACCAACGTGCCATCGACTGCTTCGATCGTGCCTTGGCGGATATCGGCCTGGACGCCGACGAACGGCTGCGCGCGGTTCTCCACGACTACTGGTCGTGGGCTACGACCACCGAGATGTATCGATATCACGCATCGGCCGACGATGTTCCGCAGGGGCTCGCCGTGCCGCACTGGTCCTGGGAGGGGCTCGTCGAGGCGTGA
- a CDS encoding phosphoribosyltransferase family protein yields MIFEDRLDAGRRLAAACAQYRGRWPRAIVLGIPRGGVPVAVPVAQALNAPLDVILVRKLGFPRNEEVAMGAIGEGVRVLDDGLIRIMGVTDDELERVEDREQRELERRVRSYREGRHPLELGGTTAVIVDDGLATGSTARAACAVVRAKGAASVVLAVPVAPPDWEPQPGVDADTFVCVARPHGFFAIGQWYHDFTQTTDAEVRAALDAAG; encoded by the coding sequence ATGATCTTCGAGGATCGACTGGATGCGGGTCGGAGACTGGCCGCCGCATGCGCGCAGTATCGAGGGCGCTGGCCGCGCGCGATCGTGCTCGGGATCCCGCGAGGCGGGGTACCCGTCGCGGTACCCGTCGCACAGGCGCTGAACGCCCCGCTCGATGTGATCCTGGTGCGCAAACTGGGCTTCCCACGCAACGAGGAGGTCGCCATGGGCGCCATCGGCGAGGGAGTCCGGGTGCTCGACGACGGCCTGATCCGCATCATGGGCGTCACGGACGACGAACTGGAACGCGTCGAGGACCGCGAACAGCGTGAGCTCGAGCGGAGGGTGCGCAGCTACCGGGAGGGACGGCATCCGCTCGAGCTGGGCGGCACGACGGCCGTCATCGTCGACGACGGGCTCGCGACCGGGTCGACCGCTCGCGCGGCGTGCGCTGTCGTGCGCGCCAAGGGTGCGGCATCCGTCGTGCTCGCGGTGCCCGTCGCGCCCCCGGACTGGGAGCCGCAGCCGGGAGTGGACGCCGACACCTTCGTCTGCGTCGCCCGTCCGCACGGATTCTTCGCGATCGGTCAGTGGTACCACGACTTCACGCAGACGACGGATGCCGAGGTGCGGGCCGCGCTCGACGCCGCTGGTTGA
- the pyk gene encoding pyruvate kinase, whose protein sequence is MRRAKIVATLGPATSSYENIRAIIDAGVDVARMNLSHGSYDVHEAVYANVRRASEDSGRAVAVMVDLQGPKIRLGKFEGGPYDLAEGDIFTITTEDILGNKEVSSTTFKGLPQDVKPGDPLLIDDGKVTLRVLETDGVRVKTQVVVPGPVSNNKGINLPGVAVNVPALSEKDEADLRWGLKLGADYIALSFVRDASDIVRVHEIMEEEGRRLPVIAKVEKPQAVDALEEIVDAFDAIMVARGDLGVELPLEAVPIVQKRAVEIARRMAKPVIVATQVLESMITSPRPTRAEASDCANAVLDGTDAVMLSGETSVGEYPVVTVQTMARIIESTEDHGLDRIQPLGTKPRTQGGAITLAAAEVADFVDAKFLCVFTESGDSARRMSRLRSKIPMKAFTTNENIRRRLSLTWGIESFLVDRVTHTDQMMGQVDDVLIGRGLAQVGDKVVVISGSPPGISGSTNDVRVHVVGDVHNEAAPAYAALK, encoded by the coding sequence ATGAGACGAGCCAAGATCGTCGCCACGCTGGGTCCCGCCACGTCCAGCTATGAAAACATCCGAGCCATCATCGATGCGGGCGTCGACGTCGCCCGCATGAACCTGAGCCACGGCAGCTACGACGTGCACGAGGCGGTCTACGCCAACGTGCGCCGTGCGTCCGAGGACTCCGGCCGCGCCGTCGCCGTGATGGTGGACCTGCAGGGGCCGAAGATCCGTCTGGGCAAGTTCGAGGGCGGACCCTACGACCTCGCCGAGGGCGACATCTTCACCATCACGACGGAGGACATCCTCGGCAACAAGGAGGTCTCCTCGACGACGTTCAAGGGGCTGCCCCAGGACGTGAAGCCAGGGGATCCGCTTCTCATCGACGACGGCAAGGTCACGTTGCGCGTTCTGGAGACCGACGGCGTGCGCGTGAAGACCCAGGTGGTCGTGCCCGGACCAGTCTCCAACAACAAGGGCATCAACCTCCCCGGCGTCGCCGTGAACGTCCCGGCGCTCAGCGAGAAGGACGAGGCGGACCTGCGCTGGGGTCTCAAGCTCGGCGCCGACTACATCGCGCTGTCGTTCGTGCGCGACGCGTCGGACATCGTGCGCGTGCACGAGATCATGGAGGAGGAAGGCCGCCGCCTTCCCGTCATCGCCAAGGTCGAGAAGCCGCAGGCGGTCGACGCCCTCGAGGAGATCGTCGACGCGTTCGATGCGATCATGGTCGCCCGCGGCGACCTCGGAGTCGAGCTCCCGCTCGAGGCGGTGCCGATCGTGCAGAAGCGCGCCGTGGAGATCGCCCGCCGCATGGCGAAGCCGGTCATCGTCGCAACGCAGGTGCTCGAGTCGATGATCACGAGCCCGCGGCCGACGCGCGCAGAGGCATCCGACTGCGCCAACGCCGTGCTCGACGGCACCGACGCTGTCATGCTCTCCGGCGAGACGAGCGTGGGGGAGTACCCGGTGGTCACCGTGCAGACGATGGCTCGCATCATCGAGTCGACCGAGGACCACGGCCTCGACCGCATTCAGCCGCTCGGCACGAAACCGCGCACGCAGGGCGGCGCGATCACGCTCGCCGCTGCAGAGGTCGCCGACTTCGTCGACGCCAAGTTCCTCTGCGTCTTCACCGAGTCGGGCGACTCTGCGCGCCGCATGTCGCGGCTCCGGTCGAAGATCCCGATGAAGGCGTTCACCACCAACGAGAACATCCGTCGTCGCCTCTCGCTCACCTGGGGCATCGAGTCGTTCCTCGTCGACCGGGTGACGCACACCGACCAGATGATGGGCCAGGTCGACGACGTGCTCATCGGCCGGGGCCTCGCCCAGGTCGGCGACAAGGTCGTCGTCATCTCCGGGTCCCCGCCCGGAATCTCCGGCTCCACGAACGACGTGCGCGTGCACGTCGTCGGCGACGTGCACAACGAGGCAGCGCCCGCGTACGCGGCGCTCAAGTAG